The DNA sequence AGGCCAGTTGATGATGGCCCGGGCGAGGAACTCCTCGTGTCCCTCAAGCATCCGCCCGAACACGGCCACACCCCGTTCCCGAGCAGGCTCGGCCAGCTCGTCGAAGATGTCGCGATCGGCGTAGACGGTGCCAGAGTTGTCGGCGTGCCGCAGCACGGTCGCCCGGTAGTACTCCTCGTGCGCCGGCACCCAGCGGTAGCCGAGTTCCCGGTCCTTGTTTCCGACGCCCTGACCGTGGTCAACCAGGCCTTCCGCGGGACGGTTCTTCATGAAGTTCTGATAGGCGTGGCTGTAGACGAACACGGCATTGACATGTGCTGTCTCCTGCAGGGTGTCTAGCACATGCTCCACACCCTCATCGAAGACGCTGTGCGAACCCAGCTGCACGCCGACGAACGGCTCTGCCGACTGGTCCGCCATGGCTACTTGATCCCCGTCATCGCGATGCCGCGAGTGAAGTACTTCTGCGCGAACACGAAGACCACGACCGTCGGGATGATGGCCAGCGTCGCGCCGGCCATCAATGGGCCGTACTGCGTGCTATCGGAGGTCTGAAAGAAGGCAAGACCGACGGGGACGGTGAACTTGTCGAGATCGTTGAGGTAGATCAGCGGACCGAAGAAGTCGTTCCACACGTTGACGAAGGTGAGCACGCCCAGTGTGGCGAGGGCCGGTTTCGACAGGGGCAGGATGATGCTGGCGAAGATGCGGAAGTGGCTGGCCCCGTCGACGAGGGCCGCCTCGTCGTACTCCTTCGGGATGGACATGAAGAACTGCCGCAGCAGGAACGTGCCGAAGGTGTTCGCGACGATGGGCGGGATGATGAGCGGGAAGTGTGTGTTGATCAGGCCGAGCTTGACGTAGGCCGAATACAGCGGCAGCACCATCAGCATGTCGGGGATCATCAGGGAGCCGAGCAATAGGGCGAAGGCGAAGTCGCGACCCCGGAACTCCAACCTGGCAAAGCCGTAGGCGCCCAGGGCGCAGACGAAGAGCCGACCGATGATGACGAGAATCGTGATGTAGGCGCTGTTGCCGAAGAACCGGACGAACGGCAGGATCCCGTTGTTGAACAGATAGGCGTAGTTCTCCAGGGTGAAGGGCTGCGGTATCAGCCGCGGGGTCAAGCTGATCACGTCCTCGGGCAGCTTGAACGAGCTCGACACCATCCAGATGAAGGGTCCGATAGCGATCGCTGCCATCACGACGCAGCCGAGGTAGGTGGCGGTGGATGCCGCAATCTTGCTTGGGCGCCTGCGGAGGGTGTCCTCCTGCGAGCCGGCGGGATCTGCTGCTTCCGACCCGTCGTGCTCGGTCCTCGCGATGGTCCCTTGAGCTGTCACTGGTAGAACACCCATCTCTTGGAGAGCCGGTTCTGGATCATCGTGATCAGCACCAGCATGGCCAGAAGGACGACAGCCATCGCCGAGGCGTACCCCATCTTGCGCAGTGTGAAGGCCTCGTACCAGAGGTGGTAGATGTAAACGTAGGTACCGTCTCCCGGTCCACCGCTGGTCATGACGAGGATGAGGGCGAAGACCTGGAACGAGCCGATCGTCTGCAGGATGGTGAGCAGGAAGATCGTGGGAGTGAGGAACGGGACCGTCACGTGCAGGAACCGAGCGAGTGGGCCCGCGCCGTCGAGTGTGGCCGCCTCGACGAGCGACTCGGGTACGCTCTGCAATCCAGCCAGGATGACGATCATGTTGAAGCCCATGTTGGCCCAGATGGCCGTGATGATGACGGCTGCCATCGCCCATGACCGCTCGCCCAACCAGTGTGGACCGGTGACGCCCAGTTGCCCGAGCACCCCGTTGATCACGCCGTACTGGTCACTAAACACCCACCGGCCCACGATGCCCACGGCCACGAGCGACGTCACGTACGGGAGGAAGATCAGCGCCCGGAAGACGGCCATTCCACGAAGCCGGTTGTTCACGAGGACCGCCAGTCCGATGCCCACAATGATGCCGATGGGCACGTAGCCGGCGGTGTAGATGATGGTGTTCACCAGGCTGCGCGAGAAGAGCGGATCGGCCCCGCTGAACATCTCCCGGTAGTTGTCCAGCCCGATGAAGCTCGGAGCGGTCAGGCCGTTCCAGTCCGCGAAGCTTGCCACCAGGGTGGGAATGATGGGAATCACGTTGAACAGCAGGGTGCCCAGCACGACCGGGCCGATGAACATCCACCCTCGGAGGTTTCGCCGCGACTTGCCGCGACGTGGGCGCGGACCAGGACTGGCCGACGATGCCACCTCGCCCTGCATGCCCTCAGCGATCACTTGAGCACTTTCGTGTCCGGATCGGTGAGCGATCCCCCCTTTTCCAGCAGCGTCTTTCCCTGGCTGACGTCCCAATTGCGCTTCTTGATCTCCGCGTTCACCGCAGCCCGACCGATCTTGATGTAGTCGGCAGTCGACAGCTTGCCGCTCATCAAACCGTTAGCGTTCACACCCTCCACAAACGAGTCCGCCAGCGCTGTGCCGATCGGGCCGCGCGGGAACGGGATGTCGACCGAACGGTCCTTGACGTTGCCCAGCGTCTCCGCCCAGACGCTCGGCGTGGTGGGGTAGGGATGGTCGGTGAAAGCCGAACCCTTGGCGACCTCGGTCAGGGCCGGCACGGCGAACTGAGCTTTGGCCATGACCTCGGAGGCGGCCTTACCGCTGAGTGCCTTCAGGGCGAGGAAGGCGGCCTGCGGATCCTTGGCCGTCTTGGGGATAACCCAGGTGCGGGCATAGTTCTTGGTCATCGCGAACAGCGGCGTCTTGGGCCAAGGCATAATGTCCCATTCGACGCTCTTGCTGATCTTCGCTCCCAGATCCATCCCCTGCCAGGTCATGGCCAGCTTCCCCGCATTGAACAGCGGCAGGAAGTCCACATCCACCGTGGGGGCGTAGCCCTCACGGATGTAGGAAACCTGCTTATCGATCGCCTCCAGGGTCTCGGGCTTCGAGTAGCCGCACTCGGTCTGCTCGGCATTGAGCGCGACGTCGCCGGCACCGTAGGCCGTGGCCTGGATCGTGTTTACCGCGAACTGCACACCGTAGACATCGGTCCGGTTGCCGGACTTCTTGGTGAGCTTCTTGACCGCGGCGTCGAACTCGTCCCAGCTCCACGCCTCGCTCCACGACGTCGGCGCGGTGAGGCCCGCGTCATTGAACAGCTTCTTGTTGTAGTAAAGAACGTTGGCGCTCATAGCCGGGGTGACGGAGAATTGGTATCCCTCGACGGCAACCTTGGTGGCGAAGCTCGGACTGTACTTTGAGAGGTCGAAGCCCAGGCTCGGGTCGAGCATCATCTTGTCCAGCTGCAGGATCTTCCCGCTTGTCGCTAGGTCGTAGACCCGGTCATCGTCGATCCGCTGGATGTCCGACGTCGTGCCGGAGGCGAACTGCAGCATGACGCTGGCCCAGTCGTCGCCGGGAGCCGGCTTCCAGACGATCTTGATCTTCTGCTCGTCCAGGCTCTCCTTCTGCGCGGCCGCGATCATGTCCTTGAACATCTTCTGTGCGGTCGTGTCGCCGATAGAGCTGAACGTCACCTCAGTAAAACCCTTGGGCGTCTGAGCGGAGGAGCTCGAACCGCAGGCGGACAATCCGCCGCCGAGGACGCCGGCGGCGATTCCTAGACCGCCCTGCAAAAGTCGTCGGCGCGGAAAGTGCAAACCAGACGTCATGCTGATGGCTCCTTTGGCTCTTGATGTCGCGGGGGGACCTGGCGAAGGTTCAACGACGGTTCACGCCGGCTGACCAGCGCTTCTCTGTCCCAATCCCTCATCGGGGCCTCTGGCCGCCTCTTTGTCTTCAATAGTCTTCGCCGCCAGGACCGCCCTGTCAAGCAATTTTGGAAATTGAGTTCCGATGGGCGAAAACGGTGAGGGTGACCGTCGATCTGGAGGCAGGAAGGTGGATGCGCAGGTGACGCCGCGTGCCCACATGGTGCGTGACGCGGTGGACCACCGACGTCCACGGGCACCGGGCCATCGCCGCCGGAAGGAAGCTGCGGACGCTGTAAGAGGACGCACCGTGACCCGGGCGGCTGCACCGTCTCGGCCTGTCGCAGCACCGGTTCCTCGACCGGTGCGGGATCCCAACCGCAGACGGGGCCACATCACCGCCCGCTGGCCCGGCCACATGCCCACCTGACCGGACGAAGGTGGGGCGGATCGCCGATGGCGGCGGCTGGCAGGGCCACGGCCGCGCCTCCAGCCAACACCGGCAGCAAACCGCGCCAAGAACGGCGGCGTCCGGCGCGGCTACGTCCACCTGCACTCGATCGTTGTCGACTTCTCCCGGCACGCCTACACCGAACCCTGCCCGACGAGAAGGAAACCAAAGCCGCGGCGCTCCTGGGCCCCGGGTGAAGGTCTCGTTCGCCGTCCACGGCATCACCCACCTTCACCGGATCGTGACCGACAGCGGCACCCGCTACCGTTCCGGACATCACCGAATGGGAAGGTCGCGATGGCATGGTGCTACACCTTCTCCCTCGTGGCCGACGTGTTCTCCCAGCGCATCCTCGGCTGGGCCGTCGCAGCGACCATGATCGACCGGCTGGTCCAGGGCCACCCAATCGGCGAACGACTGATTCACCACGGCGACGACGGATCATGATCTTCGTCAATGAGGTCGGGGAGTCTCTGGCACACAACGGAATCCTGACCTCAATCGGCTCCGCCGAGCGGCCCGATCCCGTGACTGATCGCGGGCATCCAGAGAGATGGGATGTCAACCCCACCGTTGATCTGACACTTCTCTCGCGGTGGGGGAGTGGCGTGCTGATGCGATCCTTGACACACTTTCGTTAGCTTTCTCAGGAGGGGACTGGCCATGGTGCAGCAGCAAGCTCATTGGTTCGATTCGGCAGGTCTGGGAGTGTTCCTCCACTGGGACGCGGCCAGCCAGGCCGGGTGGGAGATCTCTTGGCCCATGGTCGGTGGCGTGTTCTCGTTGCCCAATGGTCAGCAGGTCGGCGCCGAGGAGTACCACGCGCTGAGCAGGACGTTCTCCCCAGAGAGATGGGACGCCCGTGCAGTTGCTCGGCTGCTGGTGGAGTGGGGGGCAGGGTATGCGGTGTTGACGGCTAAGCATCACAACGGCTTCGCCCTTTTCGACACGCGACTGTCCGACCATTCCATCATGCAGGCGCCATACGGCCGTGACATCGTTCGGGAGTTCGTCGAGGCACTCCGCGCCGAGGGTCTCCGTGTCGGGCTCTACTTCTCCTTGTCCGACTGGCACCACCCTGACTATCCAGCCTGGCGGGACGACATGCGGCCCTACGTTTTGGGTGAATCACCGCCCCGTCCTGATCCCGAGGCCTGGCGCCGCTACCGGACCTTTATGCACGGTCAAGTCCGCGAGCTGTTGTCAAACTACGGCCAGATCGACCTGCTGTGGTTCGACGGTCAGTGGGAGCGGACGCCGGAGGAGTGGGATGTGGATGGCCTCAATGCCATAATTCGCCAGTTACAGCCGAACATCCTGGTGAACGATCGCCTGCCCCTTCACGGCGACTATGCAACCCCCGAACAGTTCGTCCCGAGCGTGCCGTTGGACGGACGATGGGAGACGTGCATGACCATGAATGAGTCCTGGGGCTATAACCCCACCGATACCGACTACAAGTCCGTTGCCGAGATCCTGAGAACCCTGGTCGAAACCCGGTCGCGCGGGGGCAACCTGCTGCTCAATCTCAGCCCGACGGGGGACGGTTCGCTGCCCAGTGAACAAGTGGAGCGAATGACGGCGGTCGCTGAGTGGATGTCCAGCAACGGGGAGTCAGTCCGTGACGTCAGGCCGGGGCTGCAGCCGTGGCAGTTCTATGGTCCCTCAACGCAGTCGGGCTCGAAGACGTACGCGTTTCTTGTGATGCATCCTGTGGACAAGGTGACGGTCCGCGGAGTGCGTACCAGCAAGGTCAGTTCAGTCACGGAACTGGCGTCTGGCCGGGAGCTGGCGTGGGGTGTTCGACTGCCTATCCTCGAGCAGCGGGTCCCCGATCCGGTCGGTGAGCTGGTGATCACCGTGCCCAAGGATGTGCTGAACCCGTACGTCACCGTCGTCGTTATCGAGGGCGACCAGGCGTGTAGTCCCCGCGATCCGCGGGACGAGAAGCGGATACTTTCGACAGATCATGGCACGTCCGCCGACGCCGGTTCAGGTGTGTAGCAGGAGATGCGTTGGCGCGTCAGGTCGATGAGCCGAATCCCTCCTCGCTCACGGTCACGCACGAGGACTTCGTCGTTGTGACTCGCAGGATTGAACTTTCAGCCAGGGGGTGGGGCATGGCAGGTATCTCGACCGTAGTGTGACGCTCAGTGTTGGCGTGGCTGCTGGCTGGCGCGATCCCGTTCGTCGGGTGTCCTGTGGGGGCCGTCGGGCGATCATGACCCTGCACGGTGGCGTGTTGATTCGCTTGGCCAGGCGCGCCGAGACGATCAGAGGCGGTAGACCGACGTCACGCTGAACCTCAGTACACGAGCCGCATGATGACCAGTCGATGCCGGCCGATGCGGAGGACGTTCACGATGAGGCCGGTGACGGCTCGGCCAGATCATCGTCGTCACCCCATCGAGAAAGCGGGCGCTGGCGACTTCGCGTTGATGCCCGCGCCGGGACTTTCGACCCTGTCCGACTGGCTGCTGTCGCAGCAGGCTGGGTTGAGAAGGGAGATCGGCGATGGTCTATCGGAAGCCACCGGTCCTCACCCGGCGTCTGGTCAATCCGCTCGTGAGCCGTCTGCATCCGCGGGGAGTGGAGACCCTCACTGTGAGGGGACGCCGGACCGGCCGCGCGCATCGAGTGCCTGTTCTCCCGGTGCAGATCGGCATTCGGCGCTACCTGGTCGCGCCGTACGGCGAGAGCGACTGGGTGCGCAACCTGCGGGCGTGCGGCGAGGGCGAGCTCACTAGTCCTCATGGTCGTGCGTCCTTTCGTGCTCATGAGGTGCCCTTAGAAGAGCGAGCGGCCGTCATCGAGGCCTACCGGCGCAAGGCGGGGCTTACCGTAGATCGTCTCTTTCGCGCGATGCCCGACCCCGGGTCGCACCCCGTATTCGTCCTCGACACCTCCAACGAGGCCCCCGCGTAGGCGTCACTGAATCATGTCCTTGCTGCGTGTGGTGGAGCATCAGCATGTGGCGCTAAAGGGCGCTCTGTGACCGTGTCTCGCAGCGCTCCGGCGACCGTCCCGATGTGCGGCGCGGGCTGTCGGTTCAACGGACTCTTAAGACTGTGCTGAGCCGCATCAGCGGCTCATCCTCCAGGTCGCTGTTACGGGGCCCAGATCCTCCTGATGATCGACTCGCATCAGGTGGATACGGCCCGATGTCCCGAATCAGACGACCTACTCCACGCATGGACGTGTCGGGCCGCTAATAGAGTCCGCATAAGAGCCAGTCACAGAGAACAGTGGCGAAAGCTGCAGTTCTCTGAGCGGCGGTCGGGGCGAAGCGCCGCTTAATGGAGAAGAGTCCGCCCGGCGATCTCGCCTTGAGATGTGCGTGAGTGGGGGAGCAGTACCTAGTTGATCTCGGGCCCATGCGTCTAGATAGGACTGTGACAGACTGGTCGAATGCCTGATGAGACTCCAGGCGTGACGCTTTCCGATGGCGTGGTCACACTGCGGCCTTGGTCGAGAGACGACGCCTGGTTCATGGCGGAAGCCCACGCGGACCCGGCAATCCAACGCTACAACGGTAGCCACGACCGACTTGGATACCCGACTCCGCAGATGACGATCAAAGACGCGGAGATCATCATCGACCAACTCGTGTTGAGTTGGCAGGCGTTCGCTGCGACTGGGACACCCTCCGTTGCGTTCGCAATCCAGGACACGGGATCTGGCGAATTGCTCGGCGCCTGCGGCGTCGACGACTGGACCGCAGAGGATGTAGCACAGTTCGGCTACTGGATCGCACCAAGTGCGAGAGGACGCGGCTACGCGACTCGTGCGGCCATCCTCCTTACGCGCTGGTTGTTCGAGCGGGGAGCAGCTCGCGTCTTCTTAACGGTCGTCGCCGGCAATCAGAGTTCAGTGGCTGTGGCTCGCCGAGCCGGGTTTGTGTATGAAGGAACGATGCGGGCCCAGAGCGTCTGGCAGGGCCAGCGCCATGACGTGATGTGGTTCGCGGCGCTGCCGCTTGAGTGGGCAATGCGCCCACCGGACGAGAACACCGCGCGCGACAAGCCCTCGCAATAGGGCGAGTCTCGGCCTGAGCCTGATGGTTGCAGGGGACGCAGGTGAGGACGTCTGGCCCGCCTGAGTACAGCCGGCCGTAGCGGCGTGGGATCACGGTCCAGCCGGTCAAGTCGGCCCCGGGCAGCCCGTCAGTGGGGCGCGAGAACTGTCAGCTGCCGGTTTGGCTGCTTGCAGGTTCATTCGCCTGCCGAGCGTTATCCCTCCCAGATACGACCGCCGCCGAGCAGTTGCCGACGGTCGCCGGTTGCCCGCTCGACGAGCTCCGCGGCCGGCCGGTACCCCTCCCACGGCTGCACCCAGCTGGGACCGTAGTTGAAGTACATGTTGGCCCGGACTCGTCCGCTCTGGTTGAGGTTGCCGGCGTGCAGGCAGGCTTCGCTGAACACGAGCAGATCACCTGCCTCGACGATCACCTCCTGCGTTCCTGGTGGCCCGGCTTGCTCGCTGTAGCTCGGCGGCTCGATCAGAGACTTGTGGCTGCCTGGGACGATGCGAGTGGGGCCGTCGCCGGGCCCGCAGTCGGTCAAGTACCAAATGCACTTGACCATGGTGCAGTGAAAGCCGGCAGCGTCGAGCGCATAACCGTAGGTGCCGATCCCACGGTGCCAGCCTTGCACCTTGTTGTTGCGAGGCGTGAGTTCGACGTCGTTGTCGATGAGGATGCCCGGCTCGCCGACAATTTCCTGCACCAGCGGAAGGCTGACCGGATGGTCGACGAGCTCGAGAAACATTGGGTCGCGGTTGATCGCCTGCACGCGGATCTGATCGAGCGGCTCACCGTCGCTGGTCCAGCGTTCGGCGGGAAGATCTTGCCGGGCAAGTCGGTAGATTCCGTCGCGGTAGCGAGCCACCTCCTCGGCTGTCAGGGCGGATCGGACGACAATAAAGCCGTTGAGATCGAACAGGAATCGCTGTTCGTCGGTCATGGCCTGGGTGAGCTCGTTAGCCGGCATGCGTGCGAAGATACCATCGGTGCGGGCGCTCGCTTTAGCGGGCAAACTCGGCTTCAGCGGTCCTGTCACTTCGAGGTTGACGTCACCAGGAAAACCGGGCCCGACGGTCGCCAACCGTGTGTCACCCCGACCGCTTCATCGATGGCAGCACCGTCCCAGCTTAGGCAGGACCTTCGTCCCTCCCGAGATGCGCATCTGGACCTGCATCCTGAGGAACACAGTTCCTCAAACAACCACCAAGCAGCCAGGAGTGATCATGAACAAGCCCACAGTCCTCTCGACGGTCGTTGTGAGGGCCACCGCCGCCCTGGTGCTGTTGGCGTCACCTGCGGCCACTGCCCAAGCTGAGCAGACCGGCCGGGACTTCGGTCACCACGTCGCCGGCTGTGCCCAGACACTGGGCATGAGTGGATCCCACAACCCCGGAATGCACCAAGGACTCTCAGACTGGGACGGGATGCCCTGCTGAGGAAGGGCTACCCCTGGCCACTCACCGGTTCGGTGCCATGAGGAACGCTCAGTGTCTGATTTGGCCAACTTCGGAGTCACCCTTGATTCCGATACTCGGACCCGCACGCACGACCCCCCGACCTGCGGTCTGCCTGGGGTCGCCCAGCAGAACGTCGCTACTGCCCTTGTCAGGGATGAAGAGCCGGTATCGCACAGGTCCGCGCTTGAGATCACCCCGGACGCTGGCTGAACCTTGCAGAGCTCTGGCTCGAGATCATGACCTCGAGCCGTCCCGGTTGCACTTTCAGCTCCCTCCGCGATTTCATCATCAGGGACCGGAAATTCATCGGCGGCTGGAAGGGCCCCAATCAACTGCCGGGCCGGGGCCTGAGGCTGGGCGCTGGGATGGTGACAGCGCGACCACGACTGTGCGTTTGCCTGCGGCACCGGTCGGAATCATGTCGACGGCGCTGACTTCGACCCGCATCGTGGTGGCGCCTGCGGCGGTCAGTGCTGCCTGGATTGCACTTCGCGTCGCCGCCCAGTCAAATCTCCCGTCCGGGGATGCGACCAACAGATGTAGGTGGTGTTGTCGTGTCGGGGCCGCCGACGAGTACCACGCGCGCCAAGACGTGCTAGGAAGCGCCCACAGGATTCGACGCTAGGACGCCTCCGTGGGTTGGGTCTCATCGACGCTGTCCACAACATTCCGGGCGGCGCAGCCGAAGGCCGTTTCACAACGGAGCTCGCGACGCTCTGGTGCTCATCGGCTGACCCGAGCCCGCATCCTGAGGTGATCGAACCCGGATCGTGAGCGCCCTCTGGGATTGGCCGCTGCGACCGCGGCCACGAGGACCCACAGCGTGGCCCCGAAGACCAGGTTGAAGATCAAATCGGGTACCCCCACCATCGCCGAGGAGCTGGCAAGCAGGGCGCTGGTGGTGATCGGTAGGTGCATCAGCATTGCCATCAGCACGCTTTGGGTACGGTCGTAGACCCAGACCATGAGCACCCGGTAGGGCAGCAGAATCGAGAAGGTCATGACGGGCAGGTAGAGCGCCAGCGGGATAGCGCCCCGGTCGGTTGCCAGGTAGATCGGTGAGTGCAGCAGGCACCATGGCAGCCCGACGAGGAGTCCAGTGGCTAGCAGTCCATGCCGCTCGCGGTGTTCATGAGTGGCGAACCCCGTCCAGCCAATCTCTTCGAAGAAGGCGGCGACAATTCCCGCCAGGAGAGCGGCCATCAGCAGGCTCGCCTTGTCCTGCGCTGTAAGGATGTCGGGAAGGAAGGCCTCTGTGGTGAGCCAGAACGGCAAGAGGATCGCCGTCTGCAGAAGGGGGGCGGTCAGTAGTGCCACGGCATACCAGCGAAGGCCCACCCGCCACCGGAACGACCGCGATCGGAGGTCGCGCAGGCCCGCCTTTCCGAGGGCGACGGCGATCACCACGATGCCGGCCAGGGCGTAGCAGACTGGACCGGCCAGGACGTTGGTCACATACATGATGGGACCCATCTCTGCCGGGGAGGTCACCTGGGCGCCACTGCCGCTGCCCAGCAGGGCAATCGGCACGGGGACGAGTGTGAGCAGAGCCAACACCAGAACGTAGAAGGTCAGCACTGTATGCCTCTGAATGAAGGCACGCACGGATCGATAAGTCCTTGTCACCATGGCTGCGAACCTGCCTTTCCCTATCCCCTTCGCGTCACCAGTGGCCGGCGTAGCCGATCCCTGCACCCGTCGGGTTCCGGATGCCGACGTTTCTTCCTGTAGGTAGCACTTTGGAGCGATCCACCTGATCATTCGT is a window from the Microlunatus panaciterrae genome containing:
- a CDS encoding nitroreductase/quinone reductase family protein; protein product: MVYRKPPVLTRRLVNPLVSRLHPRGVETLTVRGRRTGRAHRVPVLPVQIGIRRYLVAPYGESDWVRNLRACGEGELTSPHGRASFRAHEVPLEERAAVIEAYRRKAGLTVDRLFRAMPDPGSHPVFVLDTSNEAPA
- a CDS encoding alpha-L-fucosidase, yielding MVQQQAHWFDSAGLGVFLHWDAASQAGWEISWPMVGGVFSLPNGQQVGAEEYHALSRTFSPERWDARAVARLLVEWGAGYAVLTAKHHNGFALFDTRLSDHSIMQAPYGRDIVREFVEALRAEGLRVGLYFSLSDWHHPDYPAWRDDMRPYVLGESPPRPDPEAWRRYRTFMHGQVRELLSNYGQIDLLWFDGQWERTPEEWDVDGLNAIIRQLQPNILVNDRLPLHGDYATPEQFVPSVPLDGRWETCMTMNESWGYNPTDTDYKSVAEILRTLVETRSRGGNLLLNLSPTGDGSLPSEQVERMTAVAEWMSSNGESVRDVRPGLQPWQFYGPSTQSGSKTYAFLVMHPVDKVTVRGVRTSKVSSVTELASGRELAWGVRLPILEQRVPDPVGELVITVPKDVLNPYVTVVVIEGDQACSPRDPRDEKRILSTDHGTSADAGSGV
- a CDS encoding carbohydrate ABC transporter permease yields the protein MFIGPVVLGTLLFNVIPIIPTLVASFADWNGLTAPSFIGLDNYREMFSGADPLFSRSLVNTIIYTAGYVPIGIIVGIGLAVLVNNRLRGMAVFRALIFLPYVTSLVAVGIVGRWVFSDQYGVINGVLGQLGVTGPHWLGERSWAMAAVIITAIWANMGFNMIVILAGLQSVPESLVEAATLDGAGPLARFLHVTVPFLTPTIFLLTILQTIGSFQVFALILVMTSGGPGDGTYVYIYHLWYEAFTLRKMGYASAMAVVLLAMLVLITMIQNRLSKRWVFYQ
- a CDS encoding extracellular solute-binding protein gives rise to the protein MHFPRRRLLQGGLGIAAGVLGGGLSACGSSSSAQTPKGFTEVTFSSIGDTTAQKMFKDMIAAAQKESLDEQKIKIVWKPAPGDDWASVMLQFASGTTSDIQRIDDDRVYDLATSGKILQLDKMMLDPSLGFDLSKYSPSFATKVAVEGYQFSVTPAMSANVLYYNKKLFNDAGLTAPTSWSEAWSWDEFDAAVKKLTKKSGNRTDVYGVQFAVNTIQATAYGAGDVALNAEQTECGYSKPETLEAIDKQVSYIREGYAPTVDVDFLPLFNAGKLAMTWQGMDLGAKISKSVEWDIMPWPKTPLFAMTKNYARTWVIPKTAKDPQAAFLALKALSGKAASEVMAKAQFAVPALTEVAKGSAFTDHPYPTTPSVWAETLGNVKDRSVDIPFPRGPIGTALADSFVEGVNANGLMSGKLSTADYIKIGRAAVNAEIKKRNWDVSQGKTLLEKGGSLTDPDTKVLK
- a CDS encoding phytanoyl-CoA dioxygenase family protein, encoding MPANELTQAMTDEQRFLFDLNGFIVVRSALTAEEVARYRDGIYRLARQDLPAERWTSDGEPLDQIRVQAINRDPMFLELVDHPVSLPLVQEIVGEPGILIDNDVELTPRNNKVQGWHRGIGTYGYALDAAGFHCTMVKCIWYLTDCGPGDGPTRIVPGSHKSLIEPPSYSEQAGPPGTQEVIVEAGDLLVFSEACLHAGNLNQSGRVRANMYFNYGPSWVQPWEGYRPAAELVERATGDRRQLLGGGRIWEG
- a CDS encoding type II CAAX prenyl endopeptidase Rce1 family protein, producing the protein MPIALLGSGSGAQVTSPAEMGPIMYVTNVLAGPVCYALAGIVVIAVALGKAGLRDLRSRSFRWRVGLRWYAVALLTAPLLQTAILLPFWLTTEAFLPDILTAQDKASLLMAALLAGIVAAFFEEIGWTGFATHEHRERHGLLATGLLVGLPWCLLHSPIYLATDRGAIPLALYLPVMTFSILLPYRVLMVWVYDRTQSVLMAMLMHLPITTSALLASSSAMVGVPDLIFNLVFGATLWVLVAAVAAANPRGRSRSGFDHLRMRARVSR
- a CDS encoding carbohydrate ABC transporter permease, which encodes MGVLPVTAQGTIARTEHDGSEAADPAGSQEDTLRRRPSKIAASTATYLGCVVMAAIAIGPFIWMVSSSFKLPEDVISLTPRLIPQPFTLENYAYLFNNGILPFVRFFGNSAYITILVIIGRLFVCALGAYGFARLEFRGRDFAFALLLGSLMIPDMLMVLPLYSAYVKLGLINTHFPLIIPPIVANTFGTFLLRQFFMSIPKEYDEAALVDGASHFRIFASIILPLSKPALATLGVLTFVNVWNDFFGPLIYLNDLDKFTVPVGLAFFQTSDSTQYGPLMAGATLAIIPTVVVFVFAQKYFTRGIAMTGIK
- a CDS encoding GNAT family N-acetyltransferase yields the protein MTLSDGVVTLRPWSRDDAWFMAEAHADPAIQRYNGSHDRLGYPTPQMTIKDAEIIIDQLVLSWQAFAATGTPSVAFAIQDTGSGELLGACGVDDWTAEDVAQFGYWIAPSARGRGYATRAAILLTRWLFERGAARVFLTVVAGNQSSVAVARRAGFVYEGTMRAQSVWQGQRHDVMWFAALPLEWAMRPPDENTARDKPSQ